Proteins found in one Macadamia integrifolia cultivar HAES 741 unplaced genomic scaffold, SCU_Mint_v3 scaffold151, whole genome shotgun sequence genomic segment:
- the LOC122064056 gene encoding xyloglucan 6-xylosyltransferase 2-like, with amino-acid sequence MLERCLGARRVRQIQRALRHGKITLLCLFMTVIMLRSYIGAGKFGTPEQDFEEIRDHLYFRKRAEPHRVLVEAQTTTADTTENNNYGTFDPSKIAVDEEGDDEKPDPNKPYTLGPKISDWNEQRAKWLTENPGFPNFIAPNKPRVLLVTGSSPKPCENPVGDHYLLKSIKNKIDYCRLHAIEIFYNMALLDAEMAGFWAKLPLIRKLLLSHPEIEFLWWMDSDAMFTDMAFEIPWERYKDHNFVMHGWNEMVYDEKNWIGLNTGSFLLRNCQWSLDMLDAWAPMGPKGKIRDDAGKILTRELKGRPVFEADDQSAMVYLLATQRDQWGDKVYLESAYYLHGYWGILVDNYEEYMEKYHPGLGDHRWPLVTHFVGCKPCGKFGDYSVERCLKQMDRAFNFGDNQILQIYGFTHKSLGSRRVKRTRNETSNPLEVKDELGLLHPSFKAVKVSSSS; translated from the coding sequence atgcTGGAGCGTTGCCTTGGAGCTCGTCGTGTTCGACAAATCCAGAGAGCTCTTCGGCATGGTAAGATCACGCTTCTCTGTCTATTCATGACCGTTATTATGCTTCGCAGCTACATAGGGGCTGGAAAATTCGGCACTCCTGAACAGGATTTTGAGGAGATAAGGGATCATCTTTACTTCCGCAAAAGGGCTGAGCCTCATCGTGTTCTTGTAGAAGCGCAGACTACGACGGCAGATACTACGGAAAATAACAATTACGGAACCTTTGATCCGTCCAAGATAGCGGTTGACGAGGAAGGAGACGACGAGAAGCCAGATCCTAACAAACCCTATACTCTTGGCCCTAAGATTTCTGATTGGAACGAGCAGCGAGCGAAATGGCTTACAGAGAACCCTGGTTTCCCCAATTTCATTGCTCCTAACAAGCCTAGGGTTCTGCTCGTTACAGGGTCCTCGCCGAAACCGTGTGAGAATCCAGTCGGTGATCATTACCTCTTGAAGTCGATCAAGAACAAGATTGATTACTGCCGTCTCCACGCAATCGAGATCTTTTACAATATGGCGCTTCTTGATGCTGAGATGGCGGGTTTCTGGGCGAAGCTTCCCTTGATTCGTAAGCTCTTGTTGTCTCATCCGGAGATAGAATTCCTTTGGTGGATGGATAGTGATGCCATGTTCACCGATATGGCTTTTGAAATTCCATGGGAACGATACAAAGATCATAACTTTGTGATGCACGGCTGGAATGAGATGGTATACGATGAAAAGAATTGGATTGGGCTGAATACGGGGAGTTTCCTTCTGAGGAACTGTCAATGGTCGCTCGACATGCTTGATGCTTGGGCTCCCATGGGGCCGAAAGGGAAGATCAGAGACGATGCTGGAAAGATCCTCACAAGGGAGCTCAAGGGCCGGCCAGTTTTCGAAGCTGACGATCAGTCTGCCATGGTTTACCTCCTCGCCACGCAGAGAGATCAGTGGGGCGACAAGGTCTATCTCGAGAGTGCTTATTACCTACATGGGTACTGGGGAATCCTGGTCGATAACTACGAGGAGTATATGGAGAAGTATCACCCAGGCCTGGGCGACCACCGATGGCCTCTGGTTACTCACTTTGTGGGTTGCAAACCATGTGGGAAATTTGGGGATTACTCTGTGGAGAGGTGCTTGAAGCAGATGGATCGAGCGTTTAATTTTGGGGACAATCAGATTCTGCAAATTTATGGGTTCACCCACAAATCTCTTGGTAGCCGGAGAGTGAAGAGGACCCGGAACGAAACAAGCAATCCTTTAGAGGTCAAAGATGAACTTGGTTTGCTTCATCCCTCGTTCAAAGCTGTCAAGGTATCCTCCTCTTCCTGA